A genomic window from Streptomyces sp. HUAS YS2 includes:
- a CDS encoding STM4015 family protein, with product MTIGSPLQQLSGLPVFDFPEPGSTVPLPEADAVAWRISGPTYRDGDDEDWDQIFDRFLAQVDTKRVRALVVGGWEDAYDTSSAEIVTRLIAANSRLTGIEGLFLGDMTYEDCEISWIQQSDVTPLLNAYPGLKGFGVRGGSGLGFEAIRHTALETLIVESGGLGAEVVRGIAGSDLPSLVNLELWLGTDEYGADSVPGDLAPLLAGTNFPSLRHLGLRNSVIQDEIAEAMAGAPVVARLEHLDLSMGTLGDLGAVALLGGQPLTHLSSLDLSHHYLSEEMTERVVDALAPHGVRVVVDDPQQAEDWGDGEGHRYVAVGE from the coding sequence ATGACCATTGGGTCCCCCCTGCAGCAGCTGAGCGGACTGCCCGTGTTCGACTTCCCGGAGCCCGGCAGCACGGTCCCGCTCCCGGAGGCCGATGCGGTGGCCTGGCGCATCTCGGGCCCCACGTACCGGGACGGGGACGACGAGGACTGGGACCAGATCTTCGACCGGTTCCTGGCGCAGGTCGACACGAAGCGGGTCCGCGCGCTGGTCGTCGGCGGCTGGGAGGACGCGTACGACACCAGCTCGGCCGAGATCGTCACCCGGCTGATCGCCGCCAACTCCCGGCTCACCGGGATCGAAGGGCTCTTCCTCGGCGACATGACCTACGAGGACTGCGAGATCTCCTGGATCCAGCAGAGCGATGTGACGCCGCTGCTCAACGCGTACCCGGGGCTGAAGGGCTTCGGCGTGCGCGGCGGTTCGGGGCTCGGCTTCGAGGCGATCCGGCACACCGCGCTGGAGACGCTCATCGTCGAGTCGGGCGGTCTGGGCGCGGAGGTGGTGCGCGGCATCGCGGGCAGCGACCTGCCCTCCCTGGTGAACCTCGAACTGTGGCTCGGCACCGACGAGTACGGCGCGGACAGCGTGCCCGGCGACCTCGCCCCGCTGCTCGCCGGCACGAACTTCCCGTCCCTGCGTCACCTCGGCCTGCGCAACAGCGTCATCCAGGACGAGATCGCCGAGGCCATGGCGGGCGCGCCCGTGGTCGCCCGGCTCGAGCACCTGGACCTGTCGATGGGCACGCTCGGCGACCTGGGCGCGGTGGCGCTGCTCGGCGGCCAGCCGCTGACGCACCTGTCCTCGCTCGACCTCTCGCACCACTATCTGTCCGAGGAGATGACCGAGCGGGTCGTCGACGCGCTCGCGCCGCACGGCGTCCGGGTCGTCGTGGACGACCCTCAGCAGGCCGAGGACTGGGGCGACGGCGAGGGCCACCGGTACGTCGCGGTCGGCGAATGA
- a CDS encoding DUF6745 domain-containing protein has protein sequence MNDTLPVDKWRAVAAATGPADRASAEEGVRLAYRLAGLPEPQEIRWADSPREAVELVKELTDQGRSVRDEVRTRPWADERRRVHDELGPGGWTAHWSATGAMLWDTTRALADRIRDGVTDGPEPDRARLVLLDAVLGQHDAAWLAAFDGRGDRLAGLAAVAEHAGWWWPYERVAVVCERPVELHRDEAGRLDRGDGPALAFADGFALYAWRGMPVPSDFPDELAALTPERIRAERNAELRRVMLEFYGYERYLAESNAQPVHRDETGVLWRIALADDEDVAMVEVVNSTPEPDGTYRTYWLRVPPETRTARQGVAWTFGLQPEEYRPLVET, from the coding sequence ATGAACGACACGCTGCCGGTGGACAAGTGGCGGGCCGTGGCCGCCGCGACCGGACCGGCCGACCGGGCCTCCGCCGAGGAGGGCGTACGGCTCGCCTACCGCCTCGCGGGCCTGCCGGAACCGCAGGAGATCCGGTGGGCGGACTCGCCCCGGGAGGCCGTAGAACTGGTGAAGGAGCTGACGGACCAAGGCCGTTCGGTGCGGGACGAGGTGCGCACCCGGCCCTGGGCCGACGAGCGCCGCCGCGTCCACGACGAACTGGGGCCCGGGGGCTGGACCGCGCACTGGTCGGCGACGGGCGCGATGCTGTGGGACACCACGCGCGCGCTCGCGGACCGGATACGCGACGGGGTGACGGACGGGCCCGAGCCCGACCGGGCGCGGCTGGTGCTGCTGGACGCGGTCCTCGGACAGCACGACGCCGCCTGGCTGGCCGCGTTCGACGGGCGGGGCGACCGCCTCGCCGGACTCGCGGCGGTCGCCGAGCACGCGGGCTGGTGGTGGCCGTACGAACGGGTGGCCGTCGTCTGCGAACGCCCCGTCGAGCTCCACCGCGACGAGGCAGGCCGGCTCGACCGGGGCGACGGCCCGGCACTGGCCTTCGCGGACGGCTTCGCGCTGTACGCCTGGCGCGGCATGCCGGTCCCGTCCGACTTCCCGGACGAGCTGGCGGCACTGACGCCGGAGCGGATCCGGGCCGAGCGGAACGCCGAACTGCGCCGTGTGATGCTGGAGTTCTACGGCTACGAGCGCTACCTCGCCGAGTCGAACGCCCAGCCGGTGCACCGGGACGAGACCGGTGTCCTGTGGCGGATCGCGCTGGCGGACGACGAGGACGTGGCGATGGTCGAGGTGGTCAACTCCACGCCCGAACCCGACGGCACGTACCGCACGTACTGGCTGCGGGTGCCCCCGGAGACCCGGACGGCGCGGCAGGGCGTCGCCTGGACGTTCGGCCTCCAGCCGGAGGAGTACCGCCCGCTCGTGGAGACGTGA